The following coding sequences lie in one Phyllopteryx taeniolatus isolate TA_2022b chromosome 4, UOR_Ptae_1.2, whole genome shotgun sequence genomic window:
- the si:dkey-237i9.1 gene encoding SEC14-like protein 1 isoform X4, producing MVQKYQSPVRVYKYPFELVMAAYERRFPTCHLIPMFVASDVVDEETNEDRSTHRIERRCALDVDAPRLLKRIAGVDYVYFIQKNTLNRKERTLHIESHNETFSNRVIIHEICCYSVHPENEDWTCFEQSASLDIKSFFGFESTVEKIAMKQYASSIKKGKEIIEYYLKELEDEGITRVPRWSPTSLPLPPTRPTSLFTSPPADPKVPVTPAIPIPLTVDAPDSGSQDAKQDSAALQAESLTEILAGTPEDKLDADYIKRYLGDLTPLQESCLIRLRKWLQETHKGKIPKDEHILRFLRARDFNMDKAREILCQSLTWRKQHQVDYLLETWSSPQVLQDYYTGGWHHHDRDGRPLYVLRLGQMDTKGLVRALGEESLLRHVLSINEEGLRRCEENTKVFGRPISWHAHYDCWTCLVDLEGLNMRHLWRPGVKALLRIIEVVEANYPETLGRLLILRAPRVFPVLWTLVSPFIDENTRKKFLIYAGNDYQGPGGLVDYIDKEIIPDFLGGECMCEVPEGGLVPKSMYRTAEELENEDVRLWTETIYQSASIFKGAPHELLIEIIDASSVITWDFDVCKGDVVFNIYHSKRAPQPPRKDPLGAHGITSPGGNNVQLIDKSWTLGQDYSMVESPLTCKEGESVQGSHITRWPGFYILQWKFHNMPACSATNLPRVDDVLATLQVSSHKCKVMYYTEVLGSEDFRTACCDVQSLGSMTSLESSHSGFSQLSAATTSSNQSQSSSMISR from the exons GCCTATGAGCGCCGGTTCCCAACATGTCACCTTATCCCCATGTTTGTGGCAAGTGATGTGGTCGATGAAGAGACAAATGAGGACAGATCCACTCATAGGATTGAGAGACGCTGTGCACTGGATGTGGACGCTCCACGCCTTCTCAAACGG ATTGCTGGTGTGGACTATGTCTACTTTATCCAGAAAAACACACTCAACCGAAAGGAGCGGACGCTTCACATAGAATCACATAATGAGACATTCTCCAACAGAGTCATCATCCATGAGATCTGCTGCTATTCG GTCCATCCGGAAAACGAAGACTGGACGTGTTTTGAGCAGTCAGCAAGTCTGGACATCAAGTCTTTCTTTGGCTTTGAGAGCACAGTGGAAAAGATAGCAATGAAGCAATATGCCAGTAGCATCAAAaag GGAAAAGAAATTATAGAGTACTACCTCAAGGAGCTAGAAGATGAGGGCATCACTCGTGTGCCACGATGGAGTCCAACTTCTCTTCCCCTGCCTCCTACCAGACCAACCAGTCTCTTTACCAGCCCACCTGCTGACCCCAAAGTCCCTGTCACACCCGCCATTCCCATCCCACTGACTGTTGATGCCCCAGACAGCGGCTCTCAGGATGCTAAGCAGGACAGCGCTGCCCTTCAGGCAGAGAGTTTAACTGAAATTCTGGCTGGCACACCAGAAG atAAACTGGATGCTGACTATATCAAACGCTACCTTGGTGATCTTACACCCCTGCAGGAGAGCTGTCTCATCAGACTTCGTAAATGGCTACAGGAGACCCACAAGGGAAAG ATTCCCAAGGATGAACACATCCTGCGATTCTTGCGGGCTAGGGATTTCAACATGGACAAGGCTCGCGAAATTTTGTGCCAGTCGCTGACCTGGCGGAAGCAGCACCAAGTAGACTATCTTCTTGAGACATGGAGTTCACCACAAGTCCTTCAGGACTATTACACAGGGGGCTGGCACCACCATGACCGAG ATGGTCGGCCTTTGTACGTGCTGAGACTTGGCCAGATGGACACTAAAGGACTGGTCCGAGCTCTTGGAGAGGAATCTCTGCTTAGACAT GTGCTATCTATCAATGAGGAAGGGCTGAGACGCTGCGAAGAGAACACAAAGGTGTTTGGTCGTCCCATCAG TTGGCATGCACACTACGA TTGCTGGACATGCCTGGTGGACCTGGAGGGTCTGAACATGCGTCACTTGTGGCGACCAGGAGTCAAGGCTCTGCTGAGGATTATCGAAGTTGTGGAGGCCAACTATCCAGAGACGCTGGGACGGCTGCTTATCTTGAGAGCTCCCAGGGTCTTCCCAGTCCTTTGGACGCTG GTGAGTCCATTCATTGACGAAAACACCCGCAAGAAGTTCCTAATCTATGCAGGAAATGACTACCAGGGCCCCGGCGGACTGGTGGACTACATAGACAAAGAGATTATTCCCGACTTCCTGGGCGGCGAGTGTATG tGTGAGGTACCTGAGGGAGGCTTGGTCCCAAAGTCGATGTACCGCACTGCAGAGGAGCTTGAGAATGAAGATGTTCGTCTGTGGACTGAGACGATCTACCAAAGTGCTAGCATCTTCAAAGGCGCTCCACATGAG CTTCTGATTGAGATCATTGATGCCTCCTCCGTCATCACCTGGGACTTTGATGTGTGTAAAGGTGATGTGGTTTTCAACATCTACCACTCAAAGCGTGCCCCACAGCCACCGCGTAAAGACCCACTCGGAGCTCATGGGATCACCTCCCCAGGAGGCAACAATGTGCAGCTTATTGACAAATCATGGACGCTGGGGCAAGATTACAGCATGGTAGAATCCCCTCTAACCTGTAAGGAGGGAGAAAGTGTGCAG GGCTCCCACATTACACGCTGGCCAGGTTTCTACATCCTCCAGTGGAAGTTCCACAACATGCCGGCATGCTCGGCCACTAATCTGCCTCGAGTAGATGATGTGCTGGCAACCCTGCAGGTCTCCTCGCACAAGTGTAAAGTCATGTACTACACCGAGGTGTTGGGCTCTGAGGACTTCAG AACGGCTTGCTGTGACGTGCAGAGTTT GGGTTCGATGACCAGCTTGGAGTCGAGCCACAGTGGCTTCTCTCAGCTCAGCGCTGCCACCACTTCATCCAACCAATCCCAGTCCAGCTCAATGATCTCCAGGTAG
- the si:dkey-237i9.1 gene encoding SEC14-like protein 1 isoform X1 — protein MTVVGVTAVPNMVQKYQSPVRVYKYPFELVMAAYERRFPTCHLIPMFVASDVVDEETNEDRSTHRIERRCALDVDAPRLLKRIAGVDYVYFIQKNTLNRKERTLHIESHNETFSNRVIIHEICCYSVHPENEDWTCFEQSASLDIKSFFGFESTVEKIAMKQYASSIKKGKEIIEYYLKELEDEGITRVPRWSPTSLPLPPTRPTSLFTSPPADPKVPVTPAIPIPLTVDAPDSGSQDAKQDSAALQAESLTEILAGTPEDKLDADYIKRYLGDLTPLQESCLIRLRKWLQETHKGKIPKDEHILRFLRARDFNMDKAREILCQSLTWRKQHQVDYLLETWSSPQVLQDYYTGGWHHHDRDGRPLYVLRLGQMDTKGLVRALGEESLLRHVLSINEEGLRRCEENTKVFGRPISWHAHYDCWTCLVDLEGLNMRHLWRPGVKALLRIIEVVEANYPETLGRLLILRAPRVFPVLWTLVSPFIDENTRKKFLIYAGNDYQGPGGLVDYIDKEIIPDFLGGECMCEVPEGGLVPKSMYRTAEELENEDVRLWTETIYQSASIFKGAPHELLIEIIDASSVITWDFDVCKGDVVFNIYHSKRAPQPPRKDPLGAHGITSPGGNNVQLIDKSWTLGQDYSMVESPLTCKEGESVQGSHITRWPGFYILQWKFHNMPACSATNLPRVDDVLATLQVSSHKCKVMYYTEVLGSEDFRTACCDVQSLGSMTSLESSHSGFSQLSAATTSSNQSQSSSMISR, from the exons GCCTATGAGCGCCGGTTCCCAACATGTCACCTTATCCCCATGTTTGTGGCAAGTGATGTGGTCGATGAAGAGACAAATGAGGACAGATCCACTCATAGGATTGAGAGACGCTGTGCACTGGATGTGGACGCTCCACGCCTTCTCAAACGG ATTGCTGGTGTGGACTATGTCTACTTTATCCAGAAAAACACACTCAACCGAAAGGAGCGGACGCTTCACATAGAATCACATAATGAGACATTCTCCAACAGAGTCATCATCCATGAGATCTGCTGCTATTCG GTCCATCCGGAAAACGAAGACTGGACGTGTTTTGAGCAGTCAGCAAGTCTGGACATCAAGTCTTTCTTTGGCTTTGAGAGCACAGTGGAAAAGATAGCAATGAAGCAATATGCCAGTAGCATCAAAaag GGAAAAGAAATTATAGAGTACTACCTCAAGGAGCTAGAAGATGAGGGCATCACTCGTGTGCCACGATGGAGTCCAACTTCTCTTCCCCTGCCTCCTACCAGACCAACCAGTCTCTTTACCAGCCCACCTGCTGACCCCAAAGTCCCTGTCACACCCGCCATTCCCATCCCACTGACTGTTGATGCCCCAGACAGCGGCTCTCAGGATGCTAAGCAGGACAGCGCTGCCCTTCAGGCAGAGAGTTTAACTGAAATTCTGGCTGGCACACCAGAAG atAAACTGGATGCTGACTATATCAAACGCTACCTTGGTGATCTTACACCCCTGCAGGAGAGCTGTCTCATCAGACTTCGTAAATGGCTACAGGAGACCCACAAGGGAAAG ATTCCCAAGGATGAACACATCCTGCGATTCTTGCGGGCTAGGGATTTCAACATGGACAAGGCTCGCGAAATTTTGTGCCAGTCGCTGACCTGGCGGAAGCAGCACCAAGTAGACTATCTTCTTGAGACATGGAGTTCACCACAAGTCCTTCAGGACTATTACACAGGGGGCTGGCACCACCATGACCGAG ATGGTCGGCCTTTGTACGTGCTGAGACTTGGCCAGATGGACACTAAAGGACTGGTCCGAGCTCTTGGAGAGGAATCTCTGCTTAGACAT GTGCTATCTATCAATGAGGAAGGGCTGAGACGCTGCGAAGAGAACACAAAGGTGTTTGGTCGTCCCATCAG TTGGCATGCACACTACGA TTGCTGGACATGCCTGGTGGACCTGGAGGGTCTGAACATGCGTCACTTGTGGCGACCAGGAGTCAAGGCTCTGCTGAGGATTATCGAAGTTGTGGAGGCCAACTATCCAGAGACGCTGGGACGGCTGCTTATCTTGAGAGCTCCCAGGGTCTTCCCAGTCCTTTGGACGCTG GTGAGTCCATTCATTGACGAAAACACCCGCAAGAAGTTCCTAATCTATGCAGGAAATGACTACCAGGGCCCCGGCGGACTGGTGGACTACATAGACAAAGAGATTATTCCCGACTTCCTGGGCGGCGAGTGTATG tGTGAGGTACCTGAGGGAGGCTTGGTCCCAAAGTCGATGTACCGCACTGCAGAGGAGCTTGAGAATGAAGATGTTCGTCTGTGGACTGAGACGATCTACCAAAGTGCTAGCATCTTCAAAGGCGCTCCACATGAG CTTCTGATTGAGATCATTGATGCCTCCTCCGTCATCACCTGGGACTTTGATGTGTGTAAAGGTGATGTGGTTTTCAACATCTACCACTCAAAGCGTGCCCCACAGCCACCGCGTAAAGACCCACTCGGAGCTCATGGGATCACCTCCCCAGGAGGCAACAATGTGCAGCTTATTGACAAATCATGGACGCTGGGGCAAGATTACAGCATGGTAGAATCCCCTCTAACCTGTAAGGAGGGAGAAAGTGTGCAG GGCTCCCACATTACACGCTGGCCAGGTTTCTACATCCTCCAGTGGAAGTTCCACAACATGCCGGCATGCTCGGCCACTAATCTGCCTCGAGTAGATGATGTGCTGGCAACCCTGCAGGTCTCCTCGCACAAGTGTAAAGTCATGTACTACACCGAGGTGTTGGGCTCTGAGGACTTCAG AACGGCTTGCTGTGACGTGCAGAGTTT GGGTTCGATGACCAGCTTGGAGTCGAGCCACAGTGGCTTCTCTCAGCTCAGCGCTGCCACCACTTCATCCAACCAATCCCAGTCCAGCTCAATGATCTCCAGGTAG
- the si:dkey-237i9.1 gene encoding SEC14-like protein 1 isoform X2 — MTVVGVTAVPNMVQKYQSPVRVYKYPFELVMAAYERRFPTCHLIPMFVASDVVDEETNEDRSTHRIERRCALDVDAPRLLKRIAGVDYVYFIQKNTLNRKERTLHIESHNETFSNRVIIHEICCYSVHPENEDWTCFEQSASLDIKSFFGFESTVEKIAMKQYASSIKKGKEIIEYYLKELEDEGITRVPRWSPTSLPLPPTRPTSLFTSPPADPKVPVTPAIPIPLTVDAPDSGSQDAKQDSAALQAESLTEILAGTPEDKLDADYIKRYLGDLTPLQESCLIRLRKWLQETHKGKIPKDEHILRFLRARDFNMDKAREILCQSLTWRKQHQVDYLLETWSSPQVLQDYYTGGWHHHDRDGRPLYVLRLGQMDTKGLVRALGEESLLRHVLSINEEGLRRCEENTKVFGRPISCWTCLVDLEGLNMRHLWRPGVKALLRIIEVVEANYPETLGRLLILRAPRVFPVLWTLVSPFIDENTRKKFLIYAGNDYQGPGGLVDYIDKEIIPDFLGGECMCEVPEGGLVPKSMYRTAEELENEDVRLWTETIYQSASIFKGAPHELLIEIIDASSVITWDFDVCKGDVVFNIYHSKRAPQPPRKDPLGAHGITSPGGNNVQLIDKSWTLGQDYSMVESPLTCKEGESVQGSHITRWPGFYILQWKFHNMPACSATNLPRVDDVLATLQVSSHKCKVMYYTEVLGSEDFRTACCDVQSLGSMTSLESSHSGFSQLSAATTSSNQSQSSSMISR; from the exons GCCTATGAGCGCCGGTTCCCAACATGTCACCTTATCCCCATGTTTGTGGCAAGTGATGTGGTCGATGAAGAGACAAATGAGGACAGATCCACTCATAGGATTGAGAGACGCTGTGCACTGGATGTGGACGCTCCACGCCTTCTCAAACGG ATTGCTGGTGTGGACTATGTCTACTTTATCCAGAAAAACACACTCAACCGAAAGGAGCGGACGCTTCACATAGAATCACATAATGAGACATTCTCCAACAGAGTCATCATCCATGAGATCTGCTGCTATTCG GTCCATCCGGAAAACGAAGACTGGACGTGTTTTGAGCAGTCAGCAAGTCTGGACATCAAGTCTTTCTTTGGCTTTGAGAGCACAGTGGAAAAGATAGCAATGAAGCAATATGCCAGTAGCATCAAAaag GGAAAAGAAATTATAGAGTACTACCTCAAGGAGCTAGAAGATGAGGGCATCACTCGTGTGCCACGATGGAGTCCAACTTCTCTTCCCCTGCCTCCTACCAGACCAACCAGTCTCTTTACCAGCCCACCTGCTGACCCCAAAGTCCCTGTCACACCCGCCATTCCCATCCCACTGACTGTTGATGCCCCAGACAGCGGCTCTCAGGATGCTAAGCAGGACAGCGCTGCCCTTCAGGCAGAGAGTTTAACTGAAATTCTGGCTGGCACACCAGAAG atAAACTGGATGCTGACTATATCAAACGCTACCTTGGTGATCTTACACCCCTGCAGGAGAGCTGTCTCATCAGACTTCGTAAATGGCTACAGGAGACCCACAAGGGAAAG ATTCCCAAGGATGAACACATCCTGCGATTCTTGCGGGCTAGGGATTTCAACATGGACAAGGCTCGCGAAATTTTGTGCCAGTCGCTGACCTGGCGGAAGCAGCACCAAGTAGACTATCTTCTTGAGACATGGAGTTCACCACAAGTCCTTCAGGACTATTACACAGGGGGCTGGCACCACCATGACCGAG ATGGTCGGCCTTTGTACGTGCTGAGACTTGGCCAGATGGACACTAAAGGACTGGTCCGAGCTCTTGGAGAGGAATCTCTGCTTAGACAT GTGCTATCTATCAATGAGGAAGGGCTGAGACGCTGCGAAGAGAACACAAAGGTGTTTGGTCGTCCCATCAG TTGCTGGACATGCCTGGTGGACCTGGAGGGTCTGAACATGCGTCACTTGTGGCGACCAGGAGTCAAGGCTCTGCTGAGGATTATCGAAGTTGTGGAGGCCAACTATCCAGAGACGCTGGGACGGCTGCTTATCTTGAGAGCTCCCAGGGTCTTCCCAGTCCTTTGGACGCTG GTGAGTCCATTCATTGACGAAAACACCCGCAAGAAGTTCCTAATCTATGCAGGAAATGACTACCAGGGCCCCGGCGGACTGGTGGACTACATAGACAAAGAGATTATTCCCGACTTCCTGGGCGGCGAGTGTATG tGTGAGGTACCTGAGGGAGGCTTGGTCCCAAAGTCGATGTACCGCACTGCAGAGGAGCTTGAGAATGAAGATGTTCGTCTGTGGACTGAGACGATCTACCAAAGTGCTAGCATCTTCAAAGGCGCTCCACATGAG CTTCTGATTGAGATCATTGATGCCTCCTCCGTCATCACCTGGGACTTTGATGTGTGTAAAGGTGATGTGGTTTTCAACATCTACCACTCAAAGCGTGCCCCACAGCCACCGCGTAAAGACCCACTCGGAGCTCATGGGATCACCTCCCCAGGAGGCAACAATGTGCAGCTTATTGACAAATCATGGACGCTGGGGCAAGATTACAGCATGGTAGAATCCCCTCTAACCTGTAAGGAGGGAGAAAGTGTGCAG GGCTCCCACATTACACGCTGGCCAGGTTTCTACATCCTCCAGTGGAAGTTCCACAACATGCCGGCATGCTCGGCCACTAATCTGCCTCGAGTAGATGATGTGCTGGCAACCCTGCAGGTCTCCTCGCACAAGTGTAAAGTCATGTACTACACCGAGGTGTTGGGCTCTGAGGACTTCAG AACGGCTTGCTGTGACGTGCAGAGTTT GGGTTCGATGACCAGCTTGGAGTCGAGCCACAGTGGCTTCTCTCAGCTCAGCGCTGCCACCACTTCATCCAACCAATCCCAGTCCAGCTCAATGATCTCCAGGTAG
- the si:dkey-237i9.1 gene encoding SEC14-like protein 1 isoform X3 — MTVVGVTAVPNMVQKYQSPVRVYKYPFELVMAAYERRFPTCHLIPMFVASDVVDEETNEDRSTHRIERRCALDVDAPRLLKRIAGVDYVYFIQKNTLNRKERTLHIESHNETFSNRVIIHEICCYSVHPENEDWTCFEQSASLDIKSFFGFESTVEKIAMKQYASSIKKGKEIIEYYLKELEDEGITRVPRWSPTSLPLPPTRPTSLFTSPPADPKVPVTPAIPIPLTVDAPDSGSQDAKQDSAALQAESLTEILAGTPEDKLDADYIKRYLGDLTPLQESCLIRLRKWLQETHKGKIPKDEHILRFLRARDFNMDKAREILCQSLTWRKQHQVDYLLETWSSPQVLQDYYTGGWHHHDRDGRPLYVLRLGQMDTKGLVRALGEESLLRHVLSINEEGLRRCEENTKVFGRPISWHAHYDCWTCLVDLEGLNMRHLWRPGVKALLRIIEVVEANYPETLGRLLILRAPRVFPVLWTLVSPFIDENTRKKFLIYAGNDYQGPGGLVDYIDKEIIPDFLGGECMCEVPEGGLVPKSMYRTAEELENEDVRLWTETIYQSASIFKGAPHELLIEIIDASSVITWDFDVCKGDVVFNIYHSKRAPQPPRKDPLGAHGITSPGGNNVQLIDKSWTLGQDYSMVESPLTCKEGESVQGSHITRWPGFYILQWKFHNMPACSATNLPRVDDVLATLQVSSHKCKVMYYTEVLGSEDFRGSMTSLESSHSGFSQLSAATTSSNQSQSSSMISR; from the exons GCCTATGAGCGCCGGTTCCCAACATGTCACCTTATCCCCATGTTTGTGGCAAGTGATGTGGTCGATGAAGAGACAAATGAGGACAGATCCACTCATAGGATTGAGAGACGCTGTGCACTGGATGTGGACGCTCCACGCCTTCTCAAACGG ATTGCTGGTGTGGACTATGTCTACTTTATCCAGAAAAACACACTCAACCGAAAGGAGCGGACGCTTCACATAGAATCACATAATGAGACATTCTCCAACAGAGTCATCATCCATGAGATCTGCTGCTATTCG GTCCATCCGGAAAACGAAGACTGGACGTGTTTTGAGCAGTCAGCAAGTCTGGACATCAAGTCTTTCTTTGGCTTTGAGAGCACAGTGGAAAAGATAGCAATGAAGCAATATGCCAGTAGCATCAAAaag GGAAAAGAAATTATAGAGTACTACCTCAAGGAGCTAGAAGATGAGGGCATCACTCGTGTGCCACGATGGAGTCCAACTTCTCTTCCCCTGCCTCCTACCAGACCAACCAGTCTCTTTACCAGCCCACCTGCTGACCCCAAAGTCCCTGTCACACCCGCCATTCCCATCCCACTGACTGTTGATGCCCCAGACAGCGGCTCTCAGGATGCTAAGCAGGACAGCGCTGCCCTTCAGGCAGAGAGTTTAACTGAAATTCTGGCTGGCACACCAGAAG atAAACTGGATGCTGACTATATCAAACGCTACCTTGGTGATCTTACACCCCTGCAGGAGAGCTGTCTCATCAGACTTCGTAAATGGCTACAGGAGACCCACAAGGGAAAG ATTCCCAAGGATGAACACATCCTGCGATTCTTGCGGGCTAGGGATTTCAACATGGACAAGGCTCGCGAAATTTTGTGCCAGTCGCTGACCTGGCGGAAGCAGCACCAAGTAGACTATCTTCTTGAGACATGGAGTTCACCACAAGTCCTTCAGGACTATTACACAGGGGGCTGGCACCACCATGACCGAG ATGGTCGGCCTTTGTACGTGCTGAGACTTGGCCAGATGGACACTAAAGGACTGGTCCGAGCTCTTGGAGAGGAATCTCTGCTTAGACAT GTGCTATCTATCAATGAGGAAGGGCTGAGACGCTGCGAAGAGAACACAAAGGTGTTTGGTCGTCCCATCAG TTGGCATGCACACTACGA TTGCTGGACATGCCTGGTGGACCTGGAGGGTCTGAACATGCGTCACTTGTGGCGACCAGGAGTCAAGGCTCTGCTGAGGATTATCGAAGTTGTGGAGGCCAACTATCCAGAGACGCTGGGACGGCTGCTTATCTTGAGAGCTCCCAGGGTCTTCCCAGTCCTTTGGACGCTG GTGAGTCCATTCATTGACGAAAACACCCGCAAGAAGTTCCTAATCTATGCAGGAAATGACTACCAGGGCCCCGGCGGACTGGTGGACTACATAGACAAAGAGATTATTCCCGACTTCCTGGGCGGCGAGTGTATG tGTGAGGTACCTGAGGGAGGCTTGGTCCCAAAGTCGATGTACCGCACTGCAGAGGAGCTTGAGAATGAAGATGTTCGTCTGTGGACTGAGACGATCTACCAAAGTGCTAGCATCTTCAAAGGCGCTCCACATGAG CTTCTGATTGAGATCATTGATGCCTCCTCCGTCATCACCTGGGACTTTGATGTGTGTAAAGGTGATGTGGTTTTCAACATCTACCACTCAAAGCGTGCCCCACAGCCACCGCGTAAAGACCCACTCGGAGCTCATGGGATCACCTCCCCAGGAGGCAACAATGTGCAGCTTATTGACAAATCATGGACGCTGGGGCAAGATTACAGCATGGTAGAATCCCCTCTAACCTGTAAGGAGGGAGAAAGTGTGCAG GGCTCCCACATTACACGCTGGCCAGGTTTCTACATCCTCCAGTGGAAGTTCCACAACATGCCGGCATGCTCGGCCACTAATCTGCCTCGAGTAGATGATGTGCTGGCAACCCTGCAGGTCTCCTCGCACAAGTGTAAAGTCATGTACTACACCGAGGTGTTGGGCTCTGAGGACTTCAG GGGTTCGATGACCAGCTTGGAGTCGAGCCACAGTGGCTTCTCTCAGCTCAGCGCTGCCACCACTTCATCCAACCAATCCCAGTCCAGCTCAATGATCTCCAGGTAG
- the si:dkey-237i9.1 gene encoding SEC14-like protein 1 isoform X5 → MTVVGVTAVPNMVQKYQSPVRVYKYPFELVMAAYERRFPTCHLIPMFVASDVVDEETNEDRSTHRIERRCALDVDAPRLLKRIAGVDYVYFIQKNTLNRKERTLHIESHNETFSNRVIIHEICCYSVHPENEDWTCFEQSASLDIKSFFGFESTVEKIAMKQYASSIKKGKEIIEYYLKELEDEGITRVPRWSPTSLPLPPTRPTSLFTSPPADPKVPVTPAIPIPLTVDAPDSGSQDAKQDSAALQAESLTEILAGTPEDKLDADYIKRYLGDLTPLQESCLIRLRKWLQETHKGKIPKDEHILRFLRARDFNMDKAREILCQSLTWRKQHQVDYLLETWSSPQVLQDYYTGGWHHHDRDGRPLYVLRLGQMDTKGLVRALGEESLLRHVLSINEEGLRRCEENTKVFGRPISCWTCLVDLEGLNMRHLWRPGVKALLRIIEVVEANYPETLGRLLILRAPRVFPVLWTLVSPFIDENTRKKFLIYAGNDYQGPGGLVDYIDKEIIPDFLGGECMCEVPEGGLVPKSMYRTAEELENEDVRLWTETIYQSASIFKGAPHELLIEIIDASSVITWDFDVCKGDVVFNIYHSKRAPQPPRKDPLGAHGITSPGGNNVQLIDKSWTLGQDYSMVESPLTCKEGESVQGSHITRWPGFYILQWKFHNMPACSATNLPRVDDVLATLQVSSHKCKVMYYTEVLGSEDFRGSMTSLESSHSGFSQLSAATTSSNQSQSSSMISR, encoded by the exons GCCTATGAGCGCCGGTTCCCAACATGTCACCTTATCCCCATGTTTGTGGCAAGTGATGTGGTCGATGAAGAGACAAATGAGGACAGATCCACTCATAGGATTGAGAGACGCTGTGCACTGGATGTGGACGCTCCACGCCTTCTCAAACGG ATTGCTGGTGTGGACTATGTCTACTTTATCCAGAAAAACACACTCAACCGAAAGGAGCGGACGCTTCACATAGAATCACATAATGAGACATTCTCCAACAGAGTCATCATCCATGAGATCTGCTGCTATTCG GTCCATCCGGAAAACGAAGACTGGACGTGTTTTGAGCAGTCAGCAAGTCTGGACATCAAGTCTTTCTTTGGCTTTGAGAGCACAGTGGAAAAGATAGCAATGAAGCAATATGCCAGTAGCATCAAAaag GGAAAAGAAATTATAGAGTACTACCTCAAGGAGCTAGAAGATGAGGGCATCACTCGTGTGCCACGATGGAGTCCAACTTCTCTTCCCCTGCCTCCTACCAGACCAACCAGTCTCTTTACCAGCCCACCTGCTGACCCCAAAGTCCCTGTCACACCCGCCATTCCCATCCCACTGACTGTTGATGCCCCAGACAGCGGCTCTCAGGATGCTAAGCAGGACAGCGCTGCCCTTCAGGCAGAGAGTTTAACTGAAATTCTGGCTGGCACACCAGAAG atAAACTGGATGCTGACTATATCAAACGCTACCTTGGTGATCTTACACCCCTGCAGGAGAGCTGTCTCATCAGACTTCGTAAATGGCTACAGGAGACCCACAAGGGAAAG ATTCCCAAGGATGAACACATCCTGCGATTCTTGCGGGCTAGGGATTTCAACATGGACAAGGCTCGCGAAATTTTGTGCCAGTCGCTGACCTGGCGGAAGCAGCACCAAGTAGACTATCTTCTTGAGACATGGAGTTCACCACAAGTCCTTCAGGACTATTACACAGGGGGCTGGCACCACCATGACCGAG ATGGTCGGCCTTTGTACGTGCTGAGACTTGGCCAGATGGACACTAAAGGACTGGTCCGAGCTCTTGGAGAGGAATCTCTGCTTAGACAT GTGCTATCTATCAATGAGGAAGGGCTGAGACGCTGCGAAGAGAACACAAAGGTGTTTGGTCGTCCCATCAG TTGCTGGACATGCCTGGTGGACCTGGAGGGTCTGAACATGCGTCACTTGTGGCGACCAGGAGTCAAGGCTCTGCTGAGGATTATCGAAGTTGTGGAGGCCAACTATCCAGAGACGCTGGGACGGCTGCTTATCTTGAGAGCTCCCAGGGTCTTCCCAGTCCTTTGGACGCTG GTGAGTCCATTCATTGACGAAAACACCCGCAAGAAGTTCCTAATCTATGCAGGAAATGACTACCAGGGCCCCGGCGGACTGGTGGACTACATAGACAAAGAGATTATTCCCGACTTCCTGGGCGGCGAGTGTATG tGTGAGGTACCTGAGGGAGGCTTGGTCCCAAAGTCGATGTACCGCACTGCAGAGGAGCTTGAGAATGAAGATGTTCGTCTGTGGACTGAGACGATCTACCAAAGTGCTAGCATCTTCAAAGGCGCTCCACATGAG CTTCTGATTGAGATCATTGATGCCTCCTCCGTCATCACCTGGGACTTTGATGTGTGTAAAGGTGATGTGGTTTTCAACATCTACCACTCAAAGCGTGCCCCACAGCCACCGCGTAAAGACCCACTCGGAGCTCATGGGATCACCTCCCCAGGAGGCAACAATGTGCAGCTTATTGACAAATCATGGACGCTGGGGCAAGATTACAGCATGGTAGAATCCCCTCTAACCTGTAAGGAGGGAGAAAGTGTGCAG GGCTCCCACATTACACGCTGGCCAGGTTTCTACATCCTCCAGTGGAAGTTCCACAACATGCCGGCATGCTCGGCCACTAATCTGCCTCGAGTAGATGATGTGCTGGCAACCCTGCAGGTCTCCTCGCACAAGTGTAAAGTCATGTACTACACCGAGGTGTTGGGCTCTGAGGACTTCAG GGGTTCGATGACCAGCTTGGAGTCGAGCCACAGTGGCTTCTCTCAGCTCAGCGCTGCCACCACTTCATCCAACCAATCCCAGTCCAGCTCAATGATCTCCAGGTAG